From Drosophila yakuba strain Tai18E2 chromosome 2L, Prin_Dyak_Tai18E2_2.1, whole genome shotgun sequence, one genomic window encodes:
- the LOC6527066 gene encoding 5'-deoxynucleotidase HDDC2 → MFSLQQLLRATATSNGGNDLSRLLRHMGGVTSGATTTLCTASATKHSSQAKFGDNSSHGSPSHTDGRSHGESESDLESAHGQNFTAHHFARRILQQRSQDIQRHIHTQSSKGQTRAKSSQQQQQQQTATKFAMSSLAAEPLQSQKPDEITASTGGDAEAPGLGASCHEVASASASAGKKPCFSSGLGEILQFMELIGNLKHTKRTGWVLRDVNDCESISGHMYRMSMLTFLLDGSEGLNQIRCMELALVHDLAESLVGDITPFCGISKDDKRAMEFKAMEDICKLIEPRGKRIMELFEEYEHGQTAESKFVKDLDRLDMVMQAFEYEKRDNCLLKHQEFFDSTEGKFNHPFVKKLVNEIYEQRDVLAKAKGATPPPTIEVPSMERSSKLANGHDGSS, encoded by the exons ATGTTCTCACTACAGCAGTTGCTCAGAGCGACAGCGACTTCGAACGGCGGCAACGATCTCAGCCGGCTGCTGCGCCACATGGGCGGCGTGACGTCAGGAGCTACAACGACACTG tgcacagCGTCAGCCACAAAGCACTCTAGTCAGGCGAAGTTCGGCGACAACAGCAGTCACGGTTCGCCCTCGCACACGGACGGTCGCAGTCACGGTGAATCAGAGTCGGATTTGGAGTCGGCGCACGGCCAGAATTTCACAGCACACCATTTCGCCCGACGAATACTTCAGCAGCGCAGCCAGGACATCCAGCGCCACATCCACACACAGTCATCGAAAGGACAGACCAGAGCCAAGTCgtcgcagcaacagcagcagcagcagaccgCCACCAAGTTCGCCATGTCTTCGCTAGCGGCCGAGCCCCTGCAGTCGCAGAAACCGGATGAAATCACGGCCAGCACGGGCGGCGATGCGGAGGCACCCGGACTAGGCGCATCCTGCCACGAGGTGGCCTCCGCATCGGCCAGTGCCGGCAAGAAGCCCTGCTTCAGCTCGGGCCTCGGCGAGATACTCCAGTTCATGGAGCTCATCGGCAACCTGAAG CACACAAAGCGCACCGGATGGGTGCTGCGTGATGTCAACGACTGCGAATCGATTTCGGGTCACATGTACAGGATGAGCATGCTTACCTTCCTGCTGGATGGCAGTGAGGGACTCAACCAGATTCGCTGCATGGAACTGGCACTCGTACACGATTTGGCTGAGAGTTTGGTGGGTGACATCACGCCGTTCTGCGGGATTTCCAAAGACGATAAGCGAGCCATGGAGTTCAAGGCGATGGAAGATATCTGCAAGCTGATCGAGCCCCGCGGAAAACGCATTATGGAACTGTTTGAG GAATACGAGCATGGGCAGACAGCAGAGAGCAAGTTCGTTAAGGATTTGGATCGCCTGGATATGGTCATGCAGGCGTTCGAGTACGAGAAGCGGGACAATTGCCTTCTGAAGCACCAGGAGTTCTTCGACTCAACGGAGGGCAAGTTCAACCATCCGTTCGTTAAGAAGCTGGTCAACGAGATCTACGAGCAGAGGGATGTCCTGGCCAAGGCAAAGGGCGCCACACCACCGCCGACCATTGAGGTGCCTAGCATGGAGAGATCATCGAAACTTGCTAACGGGCATGACGGCTCGAGTTGA